DNA sequence from the Macrobrachium nipponense isolate FS-2020 chromosome 3, ASM1510439v2, whole genome shotgun sequence genome:
ACACAAACCATTTAACATCGCgaaaaaagatacaggaatcttcaaagaaattgaattaaaaaataaataactcatcAGATTCAGGCTTTAGCTAAAGAACTAAATTCCAGCCATAATCACAACCAAAGAATTCATTAGTCGGATACATCAAAAACTCCACTAAAACAAAATACATCGTGAATTATGTTTTCCCTTTCAAATGGGTCAAAGGAAGTAGGACCTCAAGCCTTTTCAACTAATAAGGTTGCCGTAGGATGCAAGCAGGACAATCCTCTCTTCAGGGAAATAGTCTGATCATACCAACAAGTCACATGTCCGACGAATTCCTCGTtcaaacctaacagaaaaaaacacaCCGGATTCAAGGATCCGTTGACTTCATTAGAATTTATAATGCAAAACTAAATTCTTGATTGCTTATGAATAACATTAAAAACCTGCGTCCATGCCAGATGGAGGATTAATCAAATTCACTGCGCATTCTCCAAAAACACCCGTGGTCTAGCAAACATAAAAGATGGAATATACAATGTAATCATTTTtcagcataaaaaaattaaatcttactataataagcgttatgtctgtccgtccgtccgtctgtcaatcacggtcaaacggctggtccaatgggcatgaaacttggcagggttttagtggggatccctaagatggtttataatggggtttcctCTTACCTTCCCACGCCCCCGAAGtgggtggggatgagaagggagTCCCGGAAATGGAGCTGCTTCtgtccgtgaaacggggctgggtatgcccgtagacttagttactttacgatttatCAAacctaatttctgtatacatatgacttatttggaaaagaatactatagggtaaacatcaatgacaccaAAGAGGGTGGAGtatgagaagggggttgacagagagagaatgagagggagaggaagtgaaagagagtagacagggtgttacagagagagagagagagagagagagagttgatactagtgagagaaaagggaaagagacagtgatgcttggagagagagacagagagttggtattagtgagaagaaagagggaaagagagagatggttgcagagagagagagagagtgagagaaaggagcgagagggagaggaagagagagagtagagaaggtgttaggtaggagaaagatgagagagagagagagagagagagagagtgagtttatcaGTTTTCATTCAGTTATATCCCAAGCAGAGCTGGGTCGGTCGACCAGTATTCATAATTTCCATCCTTTGGTACAAAAAATCATATTAGTTTGACCAAACAAGAAATCTTAGTCAAAAGCCTTTATTCATACACCTTATGCTCTCAAACAAGTCCATCACTTGCTGTCGGAACGCACAGTTCCAAGTCCctacccgcctctctctctctctctctctctctctctctctctctctctctctctctcagttgtaacATGCTCTGTTTACTCGAAAGGAGGTCTAAATCAATTAGCAGGATCCACCCAATAACAGTAAACAGGTACCATTCTATCACTTGATTCTATTCCATAAGCAATCGGAGTGCCGACGTCCCCAATATATTGGCCCGGCCAATATATTGGGACAACATGACCCTGCAGAATGGCCATCCCTGGGGATATTAGCAGTAATGGAAAGCCAGAAAACCGTCCTGTACAAGAACTTTTGCGACCGGATCACTTACATAATATGTAAAGGAAAGTCACAggtgtgagtaaaaaaaaaaaactattaaacacCAGGAAAACGTATCTCTAATGCCCTTATACGATGGACAAGCAATATATGACATAAACAGTCTTATTCTCTTTTGCTGAATACCTCAACTTCTTCAAGATATCCTAATTCCCTTGAAGACCTTTATTCGAAATATTTAACGGCTATACGCACGAGCATAAggtgtgctgtatatatatatatatatatatatatatatatatatatatatatatatatatatatatatatatatatatatatatatatatatatatatatgattatgtgaaCATTGTTCGAAAACAATATTCGAAAACAGTTGTTCgaaaaaacaattattcgaaTGGAAAATTGTTCGCAAGAAAGTTATTCGAAAGGACAATTATACGAAATGGTAATTATTCGAAatgtaaaattctttatttaaacaaaTGTGTAAAAATACCAAAAAGGATGAAATCTTTTAAGTATGAAGGTTATTACTAAAACTTAAAATagattcatgataaaaaaatttacttataaaTGCAAGTTATGCGCTACAGCGCGCAAATACTCTAATATTGAGTACTCTTCAaaggttgccactaacttttttatCCTTTCATTCGAGTCACGATTTTCTTGGAACTCTTCATATTTGTGCTTCCTGCTCTTACTTTTGCAATGTGAATTTCTTGTAAACCCTGCTCTCTTTTTAAAGCATCTAGGAACTTCCATATTGTTGGATGATGAGATGACATTTGCTGTAAAAAAGCTCTGTGCCATCCTTCAAGTGCGTTGTTAATCCTGGGCAAATCAGTATTGACTCTCTCAAAACAAGACCACATACTTATTTCAAACATAGGACTACGTCGATGACGTCTTGAAGGACGACCAATCCAtgaatcttcaaaataatctaaaataggATTTACATCTTGAGgatatatatctgaatctagtaaAGCTTCAAATGATTCAGTAACTTTGTCAACGGGGACAAAGGCTAGGGCTAACAGCATTcgaatttttaaagcaaattcgGAATCTGTATCGTATCTCACTTTCAGACCACAATCACATATCTTTCGATACAAGCACTGGCCTAAGTGGAAAAGGCATCCATAATGAGAAGCTGTGCTGAATTCTTCTTTAACGGCAGTTATAGCTGCAAGTTCAAAGTCTGAAGTTATGGTTGAAACTTGTAAATTTGGAACCATAGACTTAATTTGAGCAAATAATCTTCTATAAGTTTCAGCCCTTTTATCTGGAAGTAAGGCGTAGACCACAGGAATGGTGTCATTATTCTTCACAgcatgtacagtatataattGTTCAAATAACTGAGGTACAGTTTTAAATGTTCCTTCCACTTGTAAATTTGCACTCTTCTCAAGTAGACTCAAATTATTCTGAGTTGCAAATATAAGCATTCTATCATCGTAATGGCCGGAATCATatagcaaaaactgctcccctTTATGAGTTTTAGTTTGGTCAGTTGTTAAAACAATTTCCCGTCTATGAATTGGATTAGCTAAGCCtgctctttctttctgtcttacGTTGTGAATAGCTCTTTTTATAGAGCTTATTTGTAGTAGAGCTAGCGCGGCACTTTCACTTAATTGCGATGCAGCTGCAGAAATGACATACTGAGGAGAATCACGGCTTTCTTTCGCATCACTTTTCACTTTGTTCATAAAACTGCGCACTTCTGTATTGACAGCATCACCGGAATGGTTATGTTCACGAGGAACTCTAATCACTTCACCATCATTGGTAATTGTTCGGCTTTTGCAATACGATGCGAACTTATTGCACTTCCAATATATCTTGTTACCAACTTGCTTGTCTTTCACCCGAATAGGAAACCATCGATTTTAAGCATAGGCTTGCCTTTTTCACTTGAAATGTATTCGGCCATCACTGAAGGGCTGCAGTATTCCGAAGAAATGAAGTCCTTGGTGCTTGATGTCCTTCACGACGTTTATTACCACTAAGAAAATCGGATAACGTTCAAACAAACATTTGAACTAAGAAAATCGGATAACGTTCAAACAAACATTTGAACTAAGAAAATCGGATAGCGTtcaaacaaacattcaaacagTTATTTGCCTATTTGAACAATTGCTTATTAGAGTAAGGTTCAAACAACATTTCGAATACTTATCATTTCGTATAATTGTCCTTTCGAATAACATTCTTTCGAACAACTTTCCATTCGAATAGCTGTTTTTCGAATAAatgttttcgaataattgttttcgattaattgttttcgaataattttcatgatacgatatagatttatatatatatatatatatatatatatatatatatatatatatatatatatatatatatatatatatatatataaagtatagaaGGCCcaataaaacactggtttaaagctaaggactatacttTGGTgaactgactcccacccttatcaagtagtgaatgacagaagttacatttctgaaatatatagtgatgcctggggtcaccaatAAGCCGACATTGATTCTGTCAATGTCTTAATACtattcatcgttgccttaaggatttcttaacaaagaacttgaaacaatcagaaatcaacttatcttgttaaaataccctaaACACATAATAGGGTCTGTGATATGTCCTACTATGTATTCACAGGAAAGtctgtctaggaaagattaactcaacataagagCTCAGTTACTTATGGACAACATAGATCGGCAAGTTTAGATcacataaataacacgaaccatatcatggattggaactcatcccgaattttatacaaaagcagctgtcaaatgtcagatgatagaatcttcACGGACAAaacaacctttccaatggagcctggtaCTCTAACCAtacagacaatatcttccttaaggcaatctATTGCTATTCTGCAATAATCATGGGTTGCCCTTCCCTATATGAATCATAAAATTTAATCAGTGATAAGGCTCATTTGAAtgccaaaatatatttttcatctttttctttttttaagtctaACGAGGGGAAAATTTAATTTATGCACTGCACATTTATTACGCTTAAAACTTCAATACTTATTTCTTCATATATTCTAAAACTCTATTTCCTTTGTCAAGGGGAACAAAATACGAAAGTTGAAGCACCATCAGCACAACATGATTCAAGAAGTGGAATGAAGACGAGAGATAATGAAGAATGTAATTTGATTAAATGAAACGTTCACgtgttaaatttattaattttctattaaatTAATGTGACAAGAACCtttaatattcaaagaaaacgaGCTCAACATGGGTGGAAGGGAGACAGACACAATGcacagggaaaaagaaaaagctcAAATTAAATAAGTGAATCGATCTCAAAGTTTATGATTCTATTCCAAGAATACAGAGGAAACTTAAACGAGATGAAATTCAAAATATGGGATGAAACCGCAGATATTCAGAAACGTTATGCACGTTGTTAATACAAAACGTTTAAATAATGCCAATGTAAAATATACTGGAGACAGAATTACGGATGTAGGCGAAACTCGAACAAAATTGTCTCTTGCTTATAAAAGTCGTTATTAACCTAGGGCGGGAAAGGCAGGGGACGAGTGAAATTAAATTTCCTCGCACTGTCATTGAAAAACACCAAATGACTAAATAGGATTTATGAGAAAAATTCGATACAATTTGTACATTGAAGATCCACACAGACGCTAACTTGCAATATTTGTCTCATCAGTTACGAAAGTATACCggcctaactatatatatatatatatatatatatatatatatatatatatatatatatatatatatatatatatatatatatatatatatactgagagagagagatatctacaCATAAATGCATAACGAAGAGCTACTTGGAAAATGAATTGTTCATGATTTTAAGTGATGACGTACTTAGCATTAAAACATAATTTCATAAGAAGTTATGGAATGGTTTTATCACAATCAGTTATACGATTAATATTAATAGTACTGCTATAGCAAGTGTTATACATATCATAATGTATAACAAAACCGCAAACACGTCAAATTTACATTAGGGAGTTCCAGAGGACTTGGAGACAAATATCATATCATACTATTAATACTGTCGACTGAATACAAGATTCAAAGGTTTCCATGTTAGATACTTGGATTACTCTTTCCAAGGCACGCAATGCTTTCAATAGGATTTCATAAATAATCAGTGATGTGACTTGTTCTACAGCTTTACTGCTCACAGTCCCTTAGCCAGACTAGATTTGACTTCCATATGGAGGGAGTAATTGCCTCCATGGATTTCACTTAGCTTAGGGTCTGAAGTGACTGGAATCAAGACCAGGACTTCCCAGATTCCCAGCTAAATAGCATTTGGGCGGCTATTTTGAAAAAGGGATGCCATTTTACAGCAAATATACTGTACCGCAGAAAAAAATACCTTGAACTGAATCAATTTATCACAATCACATTTTATTACAACCCAGTTATTCTACATAAGATAGCACATCAATTAAATCATAGTTTGTTTGGCTTTTCTATTAGTTACTTTGTTTTATTCatgaaatttacagaaaaatgtAGGTTTTTTGTCGATTTCTCGAATCAGGCTAATATGATTGAGAATAAACATATTTTATCATGGCTCCCACCTTTTAGTGGTAtaaatcacatttcaaactaTAAAAAGCAGTAAACATGGGcctaaaattgcgtttttcaaccatttttgaGCATCATTGACTATTCTTCCATGTCTAACTTCTATATTTTGCAGACTGATTTGCCATTGATAAAAGGACAGTTAACCCTTGGACAGGCTTCAATATTTTGACTACGGACGATATTGAAGTGCTTGCAGATATAGTTGGTTATTTACCAACCGTAAATGCTCCTGCAACAGAAATGGCCACAGTACAGGAAATTTTGAATCAATCTAAAGTCATTCAATCATCACTTCATCTTCAAAATATTGCAGTTGTCCATGATCAAGCCTTATTTGCAAAAAGCAACAGAAATAGCATGGAAAAACCCTGAGAGGTATGGTGGAGTTGCTTTAATGATAGGCAATTTCCACGCTATTTGCAATTTAATGTCAACAATTGGCAAAATGTTTGGGGATGCAGGACTTCGTGATTTAGCTGTGGAATCTGGAGTGTTTGGTGAAGGTTCAGCGAACAAAATGATGGAAGGCAGACAGTATAATCATGCAGTGCGTTTCCATAAGCTGATGTACTAATCATTAATGAGACTTGCATGGTCTGGTTTTCCCGAATGGATGGAAAACAATCACATAGATGACCTTCCAGCGTTGCGTAATATCAATCATGTATTGTTTGAGCTTCATGAGAATATCACTTTATCTGTATTTGAGTCTGTGTTAGCAAGTGACTCATATAAGAAAATACAAGTATTGTTTGATGAATATTTAGAAGAACTGAGGAACAAGGGCCCACTTGCTTCCTATTGGATGACATATGTTGACATGGTGAACATTTCACTTGGACTGTTGCCTACAGACAGAAAAGGTGATTGGTCTCTTCATCTGTCACCAATTCGCAAAATGATCCCTTGGTGCTTTGCAATGGACAAAACTAATCATGCAAGGTATCTTTCAATATATTATACCAAAATGACTTATCTATAGGACAACTGCCCTGATTTATATGATCACTTTCGAAAAGGTGGTTTCTCTGTCCAGCTCAGGTCATCAAATCCTTTGGCACGAATTGCAGTGGATCAAACCACTGAGGAGACAGTAAATAAAGACACCCAAACTGCTGGTGGAACACGCAGCTTTAGTTTGAA
Encoded proteins:
- the LOC135222358 gene encoding uncharacterized protein LOC135222358, which encodes MNKVKSDAKESRDSPQYVISAAASQLSESAALALLQISSIKRAIHNVRQKERAGLANPIHRREIVLTTDQTKTHKGEQFLLYDSGHYDDRMLIFATQNNLSLLEKSANLQVEGTFKTVPQLFEQLYTVHAVKNNDTIPVVYALLPDKRAETYRRLFAQIKSMVPNLQVSTITSDFELAAITAVKEEFSTASHYGCLFHLGQCLYRKICDCGLKVRYDTDSEFALKIRMLLALAFVPVDKVTESFEALLDSDIYPQDVNPILDYFEDSWIGRPSRRHRRSPMFEISMWSCFERVNTDLPRINNALEGWHRAFLQQMSSHHPTIWKFLDALKREQGLQEIHIAKVRAGSTNMKSSKKIVTRMKG